The Fragaria vesca subsp. vesca linkage group LG2, FraVesHawaii_1.0, whole genome shotgun sequence genome includes a window with the following:
- the LOC101298201 gene encoding aluminum-activated malate transporter 2-like — MTSADFDGSENGSCGGGPFGRLLRWLKAVQVMWWGKVVEAAREAKKLGEDDPRRIVHSFKVGLALTLVSLFYYYRPLYDGFGVNAMWAVLTVVVVFEFSVGATLGKGINRMLATLLAGALAVGVHHISTLWGGEVGEPILIAFFVFVVAASVTFMRFFPALKARYDYGLIIFILTFCLVSVSGYRETEVLDMAHKRLSTIAIGSCTPIMVCLCICPVWIGVDLQNLVAGNMEKLGDFMEGFGFEYFDIKEDGLSLSDGKSFLQRYKSVLSSKTLEETMANLARWEPGHGGFKFFHPWEMYLNVGTQTRQCAYKIEALNTYLNTEIQAPAEIRIKIQDPCIHICTETGKALKELAAALKEMTLSSSADHDHIAHSKAAAESLKSLLKRGIWEDANLLETIPSVAVASLLIEVVACVEKIAEAVHELASVAHFKTTEQPQLLQQQPVLSEESHVAITIDHNSTEGMPENRSSDGNIY, encoded by the exons ATGACTTCTGCAGATTTTGATGGCTCGGAGAACGGCAGCTGCGGTGGAGGGCCTTTTGGTCGCCTGCTGCGTTGGCTGAAGGCGGTGCAAGTGATGTGGTGGGGTAAGGTAGTGGAGGCAGCGAGGGAGGCGAAGAAGCTCGGGGAGGATGATCCGAGAAGGATTGTTCATTCCTTCAAAGTAGGGTTGGCTCTGACTTTGGTTTCTCTGTTTTATTACTATCGACCGCTTTATGATGGCTTTGGTGTCAATGCAATGTGGGCTGTCTTGACCGTGGTTGTTGTCTTTGAGTTCTCGGTTG GAGCAACCCTAGGCAAGGGTATAAATAGGATGTTGGCGACGTTACTAGCTGGTGCTCTAGCTGTTGGAGTTCATCACATATCCACTCTTTGGGGAGGAGAAGTCGGGGAGCCCATATTGATCGCCTTTTTCGTCTTTGTTGTAG CTGCAAGTGTGACCTTCATGAGATTCTTCCCGGCGTTAAAGGCAAGATATGACTACGGGCTGATTATATTCATACTGACCTTCTGCTTGGTTTCGGTCTCCGGCTACCGCGAAACTGAGGTACTAGACATGGCACACAAGAGGCTTTCGACGATTGCGATAGGAAGCTGTACTCCCATTATGGTTTGTTTGTGTATTTGCCCTGTGTGGATTGGAGTTGATCTCCAGAATTTGGTTGCTGGAAACATGGAAAAGCTTGGGGATTTCATGGAAG GATTTGGATTTGAATACTTTGACATAAAAGAGGATGGGTTGTCATTAAGTGATGGTAAATCTTTTCTTCAGCGATATAAAAGTGTTCTCTCATCAAAAACCCTTGAAGAAACCATG GCTAACTTGGCAAGATGGGAACCAGGTCATGGCGGATTCAAGTTCTTTCACCCATGGGAGATGTATTTGAATGTTGGAACCCAAACTCGGCAATGTGCCTATAAAATTGAAGCTCTAAACACTTACCTGAACACTGAAATCCAA GCCCCTGCAGAAATTCGAATCAAAATTCAAGACCCTTGCATACATATTTGCACCGAAACCGGTAAAGCTTTGAAGGAACTAGCAGCAGCGCTCAAGGAAATGACTCTGTCGTCATCAGCTGATCATGACCATATTGCACACTCAAAAGCAGCAGCTGAGAGCCTCAAATCGTTACTCAAAAGAGGCATATGGGAGGATGCTAATTTGCTAGAAACAATACCATCCGTTGCAGTGGCGTCGCTTCTTATTGAAGTCGTAGCTTGTGTTGAGAAGATTGCTGAAGCAGTTCACGAACTAGCATCCGTTGCCCATTTCAAGACTACTGAACAACCACAACTACTTCAGCAGCAGCCAGTGCTTTCTGAAGAATCTCATGTTGCTATTACAATTGATCACAATTCAACTGAAGGGATGCCAGAAAATAGAAGTTCAGATGGCAACATCTACTAA